The nucleotide window CTTCTAGTGACTTTGCCTCGGTTGATCCCGCCCCTCCCATgcccgaagacgacgagaagCAAACGGTCGAGACGCTCGAGAAGAAACTCCTAGACACTTCGCTCCCCCTCTTCAAGAGATACCGCGCCATGTTCGCCCTCCGCGACCTGGCCTCCCCTCCCGACCTGCCGACTGCCGTTCCCGCCATCCTGGCCCTGGCCAAGGGTCTCAAGGACGAGTCCGCCTTGTTCCGCCACGAGATCGCCTTTGTGTTTGGACAGCTGTCGCACCCGGCTTCCATCCCGGCCCTGACCGAGGCCCTCAGCAACCTCGACGAGGTCAGCATGGTCCGTCACGAGGCGGCCGAGGCTTTGGGCAGTCTgggtgatgaggaagggGTCGAGGAGACGCTGCTCAAGTTCCTCCATGACAAGGAGAAGGTCGTTCGCGAGAGTGTGATTGTTGCGCTGGATATGGCCGAGTTTGAGCAGAGCGGCCAGGCTGAGTACGCGTTGATACCCGAGGTTGCTAGCAAGGCGTCGTAAAAGATGGGACTTTGAGTTTCTCTTGTTGGTTCGTTGATTGCGTTCGTTGATTgcttgtttctttttcttttctgggGCGAatcatggatggatggatggaagggTATTTCAAAAAGTTTATGcgtctttctctctctctcaggATTATACCAATGCGACTGATCGTCGGTCCTGACAAAAAGAAGGGGTATCGTTGTTGTAGTTGTAGTAGTTGTAACAAGGCAAAGAAAGCCGTCGTTACTAAAGCTCGGCTTGCCAATGCTGGTGCTAGTAAGCTGTCCCATATGTCGTTGGatccaaaccaaaccaatgCGACCCAAACAGCATTCCCAATTTTGTAAATCCAATTGCAGCAATCTTCTTTGCACTCAGTTGTTAACCGACCATCTGTGTTGTACCTCGAATTAGCACAAAGCAAACCACAGCTATAATAACCGTCCGGCGGTGTCGCATCATACCTCTCTCCGCAGTCGCAGTTGTACAGAATTGTTGAGCCTTCGTCGGCACTTCTCTGCTGAACTTCCGAGTAACGGATACCGCGCTTGCCGCACTTGGGGCATTCTGTGTTGGAGTCGATTCTCTCCGTGTTGAGCTCGTGCCTTACGACGGTCTGGACGATATCCAGCTTCTGGCGCAAAAGCGAGGGGAAATCGGACGGCTTGGACTTGGTCACGACGGTTCTGGAGGGACGATCTAGAATGAAACCAAGAAAGATGGTCAGTTTGTTCAAGTTGCAATCCTCGGATGAAATaaagcttcttcttgaacACCGTCTTCTGGAGGATATTGACTGGGTAAAGTGAATTGAATGCGCACCTCTGTTTTCGGCACCGCAGCATTCACAGTGAAGAATGTTCTTTTCGCTGCCCTTGGAGACGGGCAAGAGGTTGCCGCAGTCTGTGCAGAAAATGAGGGATCCGATGGCGGCCATTGTTGTTTCTTCTTGGTTTGTGCCGGAACGGTGGTCAAGGTACTGTAGGTTGTCTGATCGATGTCGGCGGTTCGGTTAACTTGAAGTTTTCTGTTGTTTCGTTCTCGCAGTAAACACCGGCGGACTTCAAGATTTACAACGGGCCTGCATGGAGACGATCAATGGCACGGCAAAACCATGGCAATTGATTGGGCGCGCAATGGAAAATTCCACTGGGGGACCCTCCTGGCTTGCTTCCTGGCAGGCAACCTAACTTGCTTGGCAGCGAGCAATGAAAGCCGGGGCAGGCTACAGGCACCTAGACGTAGGTACTTTAGCATGGGCGATGACGAGTGACGGCGGAAGGCACAACCGCAACAAGggaaccatccatccacgCTGATGACACGGCAGGTGGGACCAAGGGAATCTGCCCCCCCAAGGCCCCATATCCAGCGCAGGCCGCGTGTTTCTGGCGCTGAGTTGGGTTCAAGTTGAATTCGTAAATTGCAAGCCAGACATGGAGACGCGGCAAGCACGACCGAGCGCGCCAACACGCCTGgggttaggtaggtaggtagtgtagctgGGCAAGTACGGGACGGCCACGGCACGGCATGGCAGGTgctagctacctacctgtgCAGTACCGGCCGGGGTTCGGGGACTCGAATTACAGTAAGTAGCGTGACCGCGCGCCGTGCCCACCAAGCTCACAGGGCTGTTTCCCGTGTTGGCGTTGTGCGTTGCCCGTGCCTGCCCAGTGCCCGCCCTGCTTTGCGGATCAAATCTGGGGAAGGGAAACATACATTTGGATCCATTGGACTTTCCTTCCCTTGAGTTCCAATTTGGGTACAGTACCTGAACTTCACCTTCCTTGAACCTCAACATCGACCACACGTACTTACCCACCTCTACCTCTCTATCTTTAATCGTGCCCGATCCCACCTACCTTAGCTATTTCTATCTGTCTGTTGACCAGTCCCCTCACTCTCAGGTTCTGTTCAGTTGTTGGTCCGAACACATCGAAGCGACGACATGGACACACTACCTGTGCCTGCAGCGTgatttcctcttttcctcaaccaccatcatccatcttGTCTTCTCCAACTAGTCCATCCGACGCGCCCAGGCCAACACTGACCCGCCGCGGGACAAAGGCCCCTCCTCCGCGACTGCCTACACGATTCCGCCGAAAGCAGTCGGTTCGCATGGCAACAACACCTCCGGCTCTCGTCTGAACTTTGGGCTCCGGGTCCTGACGTGGTACTGCGTCTActactgccgccgccgctgctgctgctgctgctgctgccgccggtGCCCTCCGGCTGGGACGACATTTGCGCCGGACACACCCAACCATCCAAATCACCATGCGCTAATGCTGCTGTCAAAGTGATCAAGCAACAATGGCATACCAGCATCCATACCACCACAGCATGGATCCCAACGCCCAAGACTACCATGGCTCCCAAGGCGCGCCGGCGTCCTCATCGACGCAACAAGCTGTGGCATTTACGAGACCTTTTGCCCTCTACGAAGCTCTGCCCTATACGCCTTTCACCTCGATCGTGCCTTTCGACCCAAGTAAGATCAAACCATCCCAACTCTGAGACACTCCATGTTTGCTCCTCCCCCGTATATCGTCATGCCtatctcctctcctcttcgtTCCAATATCGTCACGCGAGTCCTAACCATTCATGTCTTCACCTCTAGGTATCTTGCCGACACCCTCGATCGGAGCTGCGTCGCCCGCCCCCAGCTTGATCGACCTCCTCAACACTCAGGACTTCGATGGCCTCAATCAAGAACTTCACAACACAGGTCCAAGCAAACGCGTTCAGCACACACTCAGTCAAGTCCAGCACTTGATAGAGAGGGCGAATATCACAGAGTTGTACGTTTTGACGAGGAAGTGAGGAAGAGTCAGGACTGACCACCTCACAGCAAATTCAAGATCGGGCCGAAAGCACCAACCAGCGGTAGTTCCTCTACTGCTGCCCCAATACCCTCGTTGGCTTCGACACTATCTCCATTCTCAAAGATGGTTTACGAGCAAACGTCAATACCGTTCAGGTATCCAACGCCAGATACCCCCGGCATGACCTCTACTACAAATGGCCAGCAACAAAAGATCGAGCGGACTACGCCCGTCCTCGTCAAACAAGAGTCACCGGTTCCTTCACCGAAAGTCGAGCATAGAGCTGAGAGACATACTCCAACCAACACCCCAAAGAACCGCCAAGCGTACTCGCAGAACCGGGCCCGGTTTGAAATAGTGTTACCTACCAGGGCCGAACTGGAGAGGGCCCAGGCGGCTCTTCAAGCCACTTCGAGCCAGGGAATCGCGTCAAGTGAACCACCAGTCTCAACTCGGCCATCCATTTCTCAGCCTCCGCCTCAGTTTGCACCCATACAGCCGGCACCCCTTCAACCAGCACCACAGCAGCCTACGCTCTCGGCGCCTCCCGAGTTAGCTGCACCCGTGCCTCCGAAACGGCCTAGTGAAGAGGtggctgctcctgctgcgcCGACTGCTATTGTTAGTCCGACAAAATCGACCTCTCACCCCCCCTCCAACTCCCAACGACCAGCTGTTGCTATTGCTATTGAGCTGCCTCATGCGCCTGCTTTTAACAAGAGTGAGTATATGGCTGTTCCCGATGAGCCTGACGAGCCGGTCAATCTTTCGGAGCGGAAACGGAAACGAGAAGACCTAGACGAGGAGCTATATGGGGAGAGCCTGGGTTTCCAGCAGCGAAGCAACGCTGCCCTTCATGAGCTGAGAATTTTCCTGCAACAAGTTTTCGAGGCGGAGAATTACGCTGTTCATAATCGTACATCAAACGAATGGGTGCTGCTAACTATTGATGGAGAAAGCACGCTATCTCCAGTGTGCCAGACCAAGGCCCAAACGCTATTGGCAAAGGTCATTTCGCTGAACTGTTTTCACAAAGTTCCGCTCCAAGATCTTCTTCGCTTACTACGATTGTGCGAAAACGCCTTGAAGCAAGCCGACTCTCTAGAGATCAAGGTTGAGGAGTCATGGGCTCCCGCGGATGTTGATTCGTGGATCCAGCAGCTTCCTGCGTTAGAAACAGCTCTCAAAGCTGCCAGGACAGCACTACGCATGATGTGTGGAGGGCGTGAGGATAAACAGCTATACTCGGAGGATACAATCGATCAGTCACTTAATCTGTTCAAGAGGGTAATGGACGGTATTGTGATTCCGGTTGCCGAGTTGAGGAGTTCCGATAACACAGCAGAGCTCTTCAAGTTACTTTCTTCCCACAAAAAGAGGATCGCATCACTCTTCAACGACAGCCAAAAACTGTTTTCGCAGATGTCAGTACTTTTGGCCAAGATTGACACATCAGATACGGTCACCAACACCCTGGAGTTTACGGCTTCACAATTGATTTTCCTCGAGACCGCTCACGCAGAAAGGGAGTCGGTTCTTGACACTCAAAAGTTTGATGGCTTCCGTCTTGTGGCTATGGATATGTTATCGCAGATCTTCCATTTGAATCCAGCCCAACGGCAAGGCATCTTTGACGAGATTCTGACATCGCTAGAAAAACTGCCACTGGGAAAGCGTGCTCGGACGTTCAAGCTGGTTGATGGAAGTAGCATACAGCCGGTTTCTGCATTGATCATGCGGTTGGTCCAAACCAGCGCAGGACAAGTTGATGAGACCAAGACACACGGAGGCAAAGCTCTTCGCtcagatggtgatgatgaagaggacgaacTGGCAGGCGCAGTGACCAGTGGGAAGCAGCTGTCCTTTGTCATTCGTGATGAGGACCACGGCGCAATCCAGCATTCCACTGCAATCCAGGAGCTTACCGCTCTTGCAACGCCCTTGATGGACACGGCGAAGCGGAATGCTTCTTATGTTGTCAACTTCATTGTGAACCGTGCGCTGACGTCCACCAAATCTGGCGATACTCCATATCGTAACCTTCTCGATCTTTTCGTGGAAGACTTCACAACCTGCTTGGACAACCCAGATTGGCCGGCAGCCGAGCTTCTGCTTCGTCTGCTGAACTTCATGATGGTTAAGCTTGTGGAGGGTGATAAGACAAGCGTTACCGCCAAGAACATGGCCCTTGAACTGATGGGCACCATGGGCGCTGCGATCTCCAAGCTTCGCAGTCATGTCCGGAAGACGGCGAATGCGTTGGATGCTAGGGATGCGGATGAACTGGGTCTTTTCCTGTCAGATCTTGCTGCCTCAGCACTGGAACTGCGATCACGTCCGGAAACAATGGTTGCTTGGGTTGGTCCATACCGGGCGACCTTGGAATGGCTCGAAAGCCGCTTCACCGAAGATCCGCATCTGGCAAGCGCTATCAGCTTCATCATCTCGGATTGGGGTACAAAGGTTTGTGTCGGGTATGATTCTTGCGAAGATGATGACCGCGAGCGCGATCAAGAGTTTGGCAAATTGGCCTACAGATTGCGACAGATGATCCAGGACCGCCGATGGCTCTCGAACGAATACTCTTTTAAGAAAGTATCACCTAACCAGGCCAAATTGTCGTATTCCGTCACGTTGTTGCGGTCGCAATTATGCGAATCCTTCGGCGCGATTCTCAACATCTTGCTCGGTTCGATGGCTAGCGACCAGCCGACAGTCAGGAGCAAGAGTTTAAAGAGCATCAATCAGGTCCTGGAGACGGACCCGTCTATTCTCGATGGTGATTCTGTGGTGGTCCAGCTTATTCTGCGCTGCTCAAACGATTCG belongs to Neurospora crassa OR74A linkage group IV, whole genome shotgun sequence and includes:
- a CDS encoding deoxyhypusine hydroxylase, which produces MSATIASLRESLCSETTPLPIRFRALFSLKHLAVQNKGTADSLSAIDAIAAAFASPSALLKHELAYCLGQTGSDAAIPHLTQVLEDLQEDPMCRHEAAEALGALGKAESLGVLQKYLHREGEDVSVKETCEIAIDRIEWENSEERKQEKLRQSDFASVDPAPPMPEDDEKQTVETLEKKLLDTSLPLFKRYRAMFALRDLASPPDLPTAVPAILALAKGLKDESALFRHEIAFVFGQLSHPASIPALTEALSNLDEVSMVRHEAAEALGSLGDEEGVEETLLKFLHDKEKVVRESVIVALDMAEFEQSGQAEYALIPEVASKAS
- a CDS encoding DNA-directed RNA polymerase I polypeptide; the protein is MAAIGSLIFCTDCGNLLPVSKGSEKNILHCECCGAENRDRPSRTVVTKSKPSDFPSLLRQKLDIVQTVVRHELNTERIDSNTECPKCGKRGIRYSEVQQRSADEGSTILYNCDCGERWSVNN